The following proteins come from a genomic window of Dysidea avara chromosome 12, odDysAvar1.4, whole genome shotgun sequence:
- the LOC136239835 gene encoding zinc finger protein 862-like, producing the protein MATKRPRADGISSKRAKRQVSKTTFDKWKRVYERDYRAMSWLRCSMDSTDKTLVSTLWCAVCKQYESRLESLKNFSRAWIDGSTNQKTSNIIDHASSDQHKTAMARLREERARSAKLPVAAYAPIAHSLQSTLDPAVKDKLKKKFDITYVLAKENLPFTKYPAIHELLERYEVPLGLSYKTRESAQNFLHYIAESQQQEFQRVLSNSKFFSILMDGSVDKGKVENEVIVVQYCLVDNDSEEITSCSRFLKIVEPKKADANGLVECVAKGLQVMDVSDILDSEEVLKVDSKPVLVGVGTDGASVNISDQNGMKGILQRSLPWLFWSWCFAHCLELACKDSLCSHLFNDIDEMLLRLYYLYEKSPKKCRELADIVDDLKEVYEFPEGGNLPVRAQGSRWISHKRNALQRVLDRFGAYLNHLVSLSQDKTIKSVDRQKLKGYVFKWRNSRIIMGCAMYIDILQSPSLLSLSLQDNNLDIVKGIRGILKSHKSLKKLSSLGPFQWPTIRVTCSKIAEDPDEDGKYMYQGVCLKSYSESVKKACKEQVVADLNRLDEKLRIRLEWSNLALLRAILILLDTQNWTSRHSSDGEEDDESLDEIKSSIGTIVEYFRAPLEAKNVELCCILDEIEDAVLYSRRYLNIEKDKYKNVWYRLHTAPDTAQWPNLLQICQLLFSLPFSTAKVERIFSVLKAIKTEKRTSLNTSTLEDLLELKVEGPPFSKFSADAAVELWWKDCSRRVQQKPRKHYKKRKPKQTSSAKALTDNGSESDEDSDNSELLTLWDDWFDFNSDDEIVSDTSTNSDSEESEDSS; encoded by the coding sequence ATGGCGACTAAAAGGCCTCGTGCAGATGGAATTTCAAGCAAGAGAGCGAAACGGCAAGTGTCTAAGACTACATTTGATAAGTGGAAGAGAGTATACGAACGGGATTATCGAGCCATGTCATGGCTTCGCTGCTCTATGGATTCTACTGATAAAACACTTGTGTCAACTCTCTGGTGCGCAGTGTGTAAGCAATATGAAAGCCGACTTGAAAGCTTAAAGAACTTCTCAAGGGCATGGATCGACGGTTCCACGAACCAAAAAACCAGCAACATAATAGACCATGCATCGAGCGACCAGCACAAGACAGCCATGGCGCGGTTACGCGAAGAAAGAGCACGAAGTGCGAAATTACCAGTAGCTGCATATGCTCCCATTGCTCACAGCCTTCAATCTACTTTGGATCCAGCAGTAAAAGATAAATTGAAGAAGAAATTCGACATAACGTACGTTTTAGCGAAAGAGAACTTACCATTTACGAAGTATCCTGCAATTCACGAGCTTCTGGAGCGCTATGAAGTCCCTCTTGGGTTATCCTATAAAACCAGGGAATCGGCACAGAACTTTTTACACTACATAGCAGAGTCCCAGCAGCAAGAATTTCAGCGCGTGCTTTCAAACAGTAAGTTTTTTAGCATTTTAATGGATGGCTCTGTAGATAAAGGAAAGGTTGAGAACGAAGTAATAGTTGTACAGTATTGCCTTGTAGATAATGATTCTGAGGAGATTACATCATGCTCcaggtttttaaaaatagttgagCCAAAGAAAGCCGATGCTAATGGTCTAGTGGAATGTGTTGCTAAGGGGCTACAAGTAATGGATGTGAGTGATATTTTAGATAGCGAAGAAGTTCTTAAAGTTGATAGTAAACCAGTGCTTGTTGGTGTTGGCACTGATGGAGCGTCAGTCAATATATCAGATCAAAATGGTATGAAGGGCATACTCCAACGTAGTCTTCCATGGCTATTCTGGTCTTGGTGTTTTGCACACTGTCTCGAATTAGCATGTAAAGACTCTCTGTGCAGTCACTTATTTAATGACATTGACGAAATGTTGCTCAGACTCTACTATCTCTACGAGAAATCACCAAAGAAATGCCGTGAACTTGCAGATATTGTAGATGACCTAAAAGAAGTGTATGAGTTTCCTGAAGGTGGGAACTTACCTGTCAGAGCTCAGGGAAGCCGCTGGATATCACATAAACGAAACGCATTGCAACGTGTCCTAGACCGGTTTGGTGCTTACCTTAATCACCTGGTATCACTGAGTCAGGATAAAACCATCAAGAGTGTAGACCGCCAGAAGTTGAAAGGCTATGTTTTCAAATGGAGAAATAGTCGAATAATCATGGGGTGTGCCATGTATATTGACATACTACAGTCACCATCATTACTTAGCCTTAGTCTCCAAGACAACAACCTTGATATAGTCAAAGGAATCCGTGGCATTCTTAAGTCACATAAATCTCTTAAGAAGCTCAGCTCACTTGGTCCTTTCCAATGGCCAACCATAAGAGTTACCTGCAGTAAAATTGCTGAAGACCCTGATGAAGATGGTAAATATATGTACCAAGGAGTGTGTTTAAAAAGTTACAGTGAATCTGTTAAGAAAGCTTGCAAAGAACAAGTTGTGGCAGATTTGAACCGTTTAGATGAAAAATTACGAATACGTTTGGAATGGTCCAACCTTGCACTGCTTAGAGCAATCTTGATATTGCTGGATACACAAAACTGGACATCTCGGCATAGTTCAGATGGTGAAGAGGATGACGAAAGCTTGGATGAAATTAAATCAAGCATTGGAACAATTGTTGAGTATTTCCGAGCACCATTAGAAGCCAAGAACGTGGAGCTTTGTTGCATTTTAGATGAAATAGAAGATGCTGTGCTATATTCAAGGAGGTATTTAAACATTGAAAAAGACAAATATAAGAATGTTTGGTACAGGCTACACACTGCACCAGATACAGCTCAGTGGCCTAATTTATTGCAGATATGTCAGTTACTTTTTAGTTTGCCATTTTCTACTGCCAAAGTAGAAAGAATTTTCTCAGTGCTAAAAGCAATTAAAACAGAAAAAAGAACCAGTCTGAATACTTCTACATTAGAGGATTTGCTAGAATTGAAAGTAGAGGGTCCACCTTTCAGCAAATTTTCTGCTGATGCAGCTGTTGAGTTATGGTGGAAAGACTGCTCGAGGCGTGTTCAGCAGAAACCTCGAAAACACTACAAGAAAAGAAAACCTAAACAGACCTCAAGTGCTAAAGCGCTAACTGATAATGGCAGTGAAAGTGACGAAGATAGTGACAATTCTGAACTGTTGACTTTGTGGGATGACTGGTTTGATTTCAATAGTGATGATGAAATTGTTTCTGATACTTCTACTAATTCAGATTCAGAAGAGAGTGAAGACTCAAGCTGA
- the LOC136240042 gene encoding uncharacterized protein, with translation MAITHIPVTSEASSTPVQLPASNNNQSTKDLADTLTFGAGLPPVPSRLVKRIQDGEFIDMAELTVDKLSISCPDEASKLNQSKGRPVTSIVEWAQCFTNYIVVRGRAQPERIPDLLGYEHLILEAHLEYTGDGWAVYDRRFRQIAASRLDTTWTRRDNDLWNMVFTGNQRRPYCQHCFGSSHSSEQCCGDPDTSRRETITATSRRRMPRICREWNFSQCSFPDCQYTHACLACYNDPQSGGSNHKWIHCQRNANRRWGPQVPPLLGTPHQYTY, from the coding sequence ATGGCTATTACTCACATTCCGGTGACTTCCGAGGCATCATCCACTCCCGTACAGCTACCAGCAAGTAACAATAATCAGTCGACAAAAGATTTAGCTGACACCTTGACCTTCGGTGCAGGACTGCCACCAGTGCCATCCAGGCTAGTCAAGAGAATCCAAGACGGAGAATTCATTGACATGGCTGAACTAACAGTAGATAAACTGAGCATCTCATGCCCGGATGAGGCCAGTAAGCTGAACCAGTCTAAAGGACGGCCAGTGACCTCTATTGTGGAATGGGCCCAGTGCTTTACGAACTACATTGTAGTTCGTGGACGAGCCCAACCCGAAAGGATACCTGACCTTCTAGGGTATGAACATCTGATCTTGGAGGCACACTTAGAGTACACAGGTGATGGATGGGCTGTTTATGACCGCCGCTTCCGCCAAATTGCCGCTTCTCGCCTGGACACCACTTGGACAAGGAGAGATAACGACCTGTGGAACATGGTGTTCACTGGCAATCAACGCAGACCATATTGCCAACACTGTTTTGGTTCATCGCACTCATCGGAGCAATGCTGTGGGGACCCAGATACATCACGTAGGGAGACAATAACAGCTACATCTCGCCGCCGTATGCCAAGGATTTGTCGAGAGTGGAACTTCTCACAGTGCTCGTTCCCAGATTGTCAATACACCCATGCTTGCTTGGCTTGTTACAATGACCCACAATCAGGGGGGAGCAATCATAAATGGATTCACTGCCAAAGAAATGCCAACCGGCGTTGGGGGCCACAAGTGCCACCCTTGTTGGGGACGCCACACCAGTATACATACTGA
- the LOC136239836 gene encoding uncharacterized protein translates to MMHTKKPLHHLHGIKREQASTRSQRVRLPITVEILHKIYSVLSKAPTEYQEIMLWAACCTAFFGFLRVGEMTVPSQDAYNNSVHLSLGDIALDSRTSPTIIWLTIKQSKIDPFRKRIKLCLGLTDSVVCPVKALLPYLAIRGSALGALFLSECNAPLTRAQFKTLLSTTLKKAGLDDSQYNTHSFRIGAAISAKAAGISDTYIQLLGRRKSTAFQGYIKTPTNVLTKLSKQLASIPDPPPM, encoded by the coding sequence ATGATGCATACCAAAAAGCCCTTACACCACCTTCATGGCATCAAGAGAGAGCAAGCCAGCACTCGCTCGCAACGAGTACGCCTTCCGATTACTGTGGAGATCTTGCATAAGATTTATTCAGTTTTGTCCAAAGCTCCCACAGAGTACCAGGAAATCATGTTGTGGGCAGCCTGTTGCACGGCATTCTTTGGTTTCCTTCGAGTTGGGGAGATGACTGTCCCAAGTCAGGATGCCTACAACAACTCTGTACACCTCTCCCTAGGGGATATAGCATTAGACAGCAGAACTTCACCAACTATTATCTGGCTTACCATTAAGCAGTCTAAAATTGATCCTTTTCGCAAAAGGATCAAACTGTGTCTAGGTCTAACAGATTCGGTAGTTTGCCCAGTCAAGGCATTACTCCCCTACCTGGCCATTCGAGGAAGTGCACTTGGCGCACTGTTTCTATCAGAGTGTAACGCACCTCTGACCCGGGCCCAGTTCAAGACTCTCTTATCTACCACGTTAAAGAAAGCAGGATTAGATGATTCACAATATAACACTCACAGTTTTAGGATTGGGGCCGCCATTTCTGCAAAGGCTGCAGGCATCTCAGACACATACATCCAACTACTGGGTCGACGGAAGAGTACAGCATTTCAAGGATACATCAAAACGCCTACAAATGTCCTCACGAAACTGTCTAAACAGCTGGCATCCATTCCTGACCCTCCACCAATGTAA
- the LOC136240039 gene encoding protein odd-skipped-related 1-like, with the protein MESSDAAAVQVDDERRVAGKYDMYSHIDFSNIENILDFSKPYSRSKPATSSSHPTPSFPLSALQNAQKLTVQPSTKLRDLCTTNTEESSDDESECEDDGRDRPYQCDMCERRFARATHMRRHKRIHTGEKPYSCHICKMRFYRSDYLRNHVYRHQRDKEHHCIVCDEAFYDLTTFTTHCHQSHDEREYFEASSKQKANGVFHKAKSSIRATTVTTPTETASNTSVLQDDYEKDITVTKNESNESISQTTNGNNYVVAPLLVHASCGNNLWLLQFPSGSMMHNQQFIPPLIAIDS; encoded by the coding sequence ATGGAGTCATCTGATGCTGCAGCAGTACAAGTTGATGATGAAAGACGTGTAGCCGGCAAATATGATATGTATTCACATATTGATTTTTCTAACATCGAGAATATACTGGATTTTAGCAAACCGTATTCCCGCTCTAAACCTGCTACTAGTAGTTCTCATCCCACTCCTAGTTTTCCACTGAGTGCTTTGCAAAATGCTCAAAAACTGACTGTCCAGCCATCTACTAAACTACGTGATTTATGTACAACAAATACTGAGGAAAGCAGTGATGATGAGAGTGAGTGTGAAGATGATGGACGTGACAGGCCATACCAGTGTGATATGTGTGAGAGGAGATTTGCCAGAGCTACTCACATGCGTAGACATAAAAGAATACATACTGGAGAAAAACCTTACAGTTGTCATATTTGTAAAATGCGATTTTACAGAAGTGACTATTTACGCAACCATGTCTATCGCCATCAAAGAGACAAAGAACATCATTGTATTGTTTGTGATGAGGCTTTCTATGACCTGACCACTTTCACCACCCACTGCCACCAGTCACATGATGAGAGGGAGTATTTTGAGGCATCCAGCAAACAAAAAGCTAACGGAGTGTTTCATAAAGCAAAATCATCCATCCGTGCCACTACTGTGACAACACCAACTGAAACAGCTTCCAACACTAGTGTACTACAAGATGACTACGAAAAAGACATTACTGTAAccaagaatgaatcaaatgAATCAATTTCTCAGACGACTAATGGCAATAATTACGTAGTAGCTCCATTGCTCGTTCATGCCTCATGTGGCAACAATCTTTGGCTGCTGCAGTTTCCCAGTGGGTCCATGATGCATAATCAACAGTTCATTCCCCCCCTTATTGCTATTGACTCATAA